DNA from Kitasatospora sp. HUAS MG31:
CGCGGCGATCGCGCCGCAGGCGCCACACAGCTTCGACGAGGGGAACCAGCGGTCCACAACCACCAGCTCACGCCCGTACCACCGCGTCTTGTACTCCAGCATCGACCGCAGCTCAGACCAAGAGGCATCCGCTATCGCACGCGACAGCTTCCGGTTCTTGATCATGTTTCCCACGGACAGGTCCTCGATCACGACCGTTTGGTTTTCACGGACGAGTCGAGTGGTCAGCTTGTGCAGGAAGTCCCTGCGCCGGTCGGCGATCCGGGCGTGTACGCGGGCGACCTTGCGCCGGGCCCTGGCCCGGTTCGCGCCATCCCCCTCGGCCTTGCCGGCGAGCTCCCGCTGCGCCTTGGCGAGGCGCTCGCGGTCGCGGCGCTCGTGCCGGGGATTGGTGATCTTCTCTCCGGTGGAGAGGGTCACGAGCGCGGTGATACCGGCGTCGATGCCCACGGCCGCGTTCACGGGGGCGGGCATGGTCGGCCGGTCGTCACACAGCAGGGAGACGAACCAGCGCCCGGCGGCGTCCTGCGACACCGTGACCGTGGAGGGGGCCGACCCCTCGGGGACCGGGCGCGACCACACGATGTCCAGCGGCTCGGCCATCTTCGCCAGCGTCAGCCGACCCTCGCGCCACCGGAACGCACTGGTGGTGTACTCGGCGGACCTGCGGGACTTCTTCCGGCTCTTGAACACCGGGTACTTCGCCCGCCTGGCCCAGAAGTTGGCGAACGCCCCTTGCAAGTGCCGCAGCGCCTGCTGCAACGGGACCGAGCTGACATCGTTGAGGTAGGCCAGCTCCTCGGTCTTCTTCCACGCCGTCAGCATCGCCGATGTAGCGCCGTAGTCGACCCGCTCCCGACGCAGCGTCCACGCCTCGGTTCGAGCGGCCAGCGCCAGGTTGTACACCCTGCGAACACACCCGAACGTGCGCGACAGCTCAGCCGCCTGCGCATCGGCCGGGTAGAAGCGGTACTTGAACGCCCGCTTCACGTGGCTGGTCGCCATGGATCACACACTAACAACACCCGTGCCTGTGACCACCTGACCGATAGTCACCTGCCGGTAACGGCATGCCGCCTTGACGGCGACCTGCCGCTCCCTGCCCCGCTATGCGGGAAGTCCCTTTCCTCCCCCGGCTGAAGCCGGGGGTATCCACGGAGGTATTCAGATGAACGACATGTCCTGGTGGACGCGGGTGACGGACCACATCCTGGAGCTGGTCCTGGGGCTGGCCCTCCTGTCGGTGGGGGTCGTCCAGGTCCTCCTCCCGGTCCTGGGGGTCGCCACACCCCTCCAGCCGGCCCACTCCCGCGAGGTGCGCCTCGACGGTGCGGCGCGGCTGCCGGGCGAGACGGCGTCCGCGGCCGTGACGCTGCGCGGCTCCGGCCACGCCGAGCTGGCCTTCACCGACCCCGGTCTCGGTCAGCACCTGCTCCTGGTCCTGCCCGGGCTGGTGAGCGGCCTGCTGGTCCTCGTGATCCTCGCGGCCCTCCTGCGGATGGCCCGCACCTTCCGGGACGGCGACTTCTTCGTCCCCCGCAACACCCGGCACCTCGGCGTGGTCGCCGCCACCCTCCTGCTGATCGGTACCCTGGTCCCCCTGCTCGACATGATGACGACGAACCTCCTGGCCCGTGGACTGCCGATGGCCGACGCGATCACACCCGCCCGCGACTTCGCCGTCCAGCCCGTCTTCCTGGCCCTGCTCGCCGGCGCCGCGGCCGAAGCGTTCCGCGCCGGCACCCGCCTGCGCGCCGACACCGAAGGACTGGTCTGATGCCACCGGAGGACCCGCACCAGATCGAGTGCCACCTCGGCCGCCTGCTCGACGAGCGCGGCATGACCCTGGCCGAACTCGCGGCACGGGTCGGCGTGACCGTCGCCAACCTCTCCATCCTCAAGAACGACCGCGCCAAGGCCATCCGCTTCAGCACCCTCACCGCGATCTGCCGCGAGCTGGACTGCCAGCCCGGCGACCTGCTCACCCACTCCCCCTGACCCACCCACGACGCCCGGAAGACGGGACGCAGCGGGCGGGACGGGAGCGGCATGCGGGACGGGAGCGGCGTGCGGGACGGGAGCGGCGTGCGGACAGCCGGCCGGTGGGGGCCCGCTCCCCCGAGGCGCCGTGGGAGCGGGGGCGGTACGACAGCGAACTCGCCGAGCGCGCTGACCCGCCGACAGGACACTGCCCACGGCGGGGGCGTACGAGGCCGGGCACCCAGCCGCGGCGCAGCGAAAGGGCGTCCGAACGTGGAGAAGCCGGGCCCGGTACGCCTCAACGCACCGGGCCCGGCCTGGAAGTAGCGGGGACAGGATTTGAACCTGCGACCTCTGGGTTATGAGCCCAGCGAGCTACCGAGCTGCTCCACCCCGCGTCGGTGACGCCGACTCTACGGCACGTCAGCCGTTTGACGCGAACCGCTTTCCCGCCCCGGCGCGGCGTGCCGGAACCGCACCGCAGGAAGGCGGCGTCCGGAGCCGGGTGCCGGAACCGCACCGCAGGAAGGCGGCGTCCGGAGCCGGGTGCCGGAACCGCACCGTAGGAAGGCGGCGTCCGGCGCGGGGCGGTGCGGGTGGGCCCGGGCCGCCGCCCGCCGCCCGCCGCGCCGATCGCGCCGATCGTGCCGGGCCGGGAGTCAGCCGATCCGGAAGGTGGCCGACACGACCTGGAAGTGGTGGTCGGCCTCGTCCAGGCGGCCGGTCGGCGCGGAGACCCAGAAGTCGTAGCTGCGGCCCTGCTCCGTCCAGGAGATGTCCTGCACGCGCCGGGCGCCGAAGCCGTCCTCCGGGTAGCCGTTCCAGGTCCACAGCCACAGGGCGGCGTCGGTGGTGCCGTGGAAGACCGTCGGCTGGACGCTGCCGCCGCGGTAGCCGGGGTTGGTCCGCGGGCCGGCGGCGTCCTGCTTGCGGAGCTCGGCCAGCACCCCCTCACCACTCGGGGTGGTGGGGTGGATCCCGATCCGGAAGGCGCGGTCCGGCGAGAGGTAGAACACCCGGCCGGCCGCGTCGGTACTGCGCACCCAGCCGTCCGGGACGGCCAGCGAGAAACCCGCCGGGTCCCGGCGAATGCTGGACCCCGCGGGGACGACCACCGGCCCGGCACTGCCCGAGGCAGCCGGGGACGAGACGGTCGCGGACGGCGTACCGGTCGCGGACGGCACGGCCGGCGACGACGCGGCCGGGGACGTCACCGGCCCGGCCTGCGCCCGGTGCCGCCAGGGACGCAGCCCCGGCTCCAGGACGAGAACACCCGCCACCACCACCGCCACCGCGACGGCAACGCCCCAGCGCAGCCCGGCGCGGCG
Protein-coding regions in this window:
- a CDS encoding RNA-guided endonuclease InsQ/TnpB family protein, whose product is MATSHVKRAFKYRFYPADAQAAELSRTFGCVRRVYNLALAARTEAWTLRRERVDYGATSAMLTAWKKTEELAYLNDVSSVPLQQALRHLQGAFANFWARRAKYPVFKSRKKSRRSAEYTTSAFRWREGRLTLAKMAEPLDIVWSRPVPEGSAPSTVTVSQDAAGRWFVSLLCDDRPTMPAPVNAAVGIDAGITALVTLSTGEKITNPRHERRDRERLAKAQRELAGKAEGDGANRARARRKVARVHARIADRRRDFLHKLTTRLVRENQTVVIEDLSVGNMIKNRKLSRAIADASWSELRSMLEYKTRWYGRELVVVDRWFPSSKLCGACGAIAARMPLTVRAWQCDCGAVHDRDVNAARNILAAGLAVAACGDGVRPQRSTPGGQSSVKQEVVPTVARRATAQPRG
- a CDS encoding DUF2975 domain-containing protein, whose translation is MNDMSWWTRVTDHILELVLGLALLSVGVVQVLLPVLGVATPLQPAHSREVRLDGAARLPGETASAAVTLRGSGHAELAFTDPGLGQHLLLVLPGLVSGLLVLVILAALLRMARTFRDGDFFVPRNTRHLGVVAATLLLIGTLVPLLDMMTTNLLARGLPMADAITPARDFAVQPVFLALLAGAAAEAFRAGTRLRADTEGLV
- a CDS encoding helix-turn-helix domain-containing protein yields the protein MPPEDPHQIECHLGRLLDERGMTLAELAARVGVTVANLSILKNDRAKAIRFSTLTAICRELDCQPGDLLTHSP